From Ignisphaera aggregans DSM 17230, the proteins below share one genomic window:
- a CDS encoding small GTP-binding protein (COGs: COG1084 GTPase~InterPro IPR006073:IPR002917:IPR005225~KEGG: iho:Igni_1047 small GTP-binding protein~PFAM: GTP-binding protein HSR1-related~SPTR: A8ABC3 Small GTP-binding protein~TIGRFAM: small GTP-binding protein~PFAM: GTPase of unknown function~TIGRFAM: small GTP-binding protein domain), translating to MMSESRGVELRMTEPRPLNNQYYCLEDLLKINPLDYQSLRYRVLQAYVEKVKVPESIYSKGSEEVRKFRYMLKAEKTFQIVSTSLSSIARAPRKESLPAFYGEIIDIASKGLYNTVIDEAVKAIKIISRLWREYRNKILDSSSVSEAKTYSREFVGRVLSIVKRNVKHLYITKDIAKIVKETPCIDTSSPLFIIAGMPQVGKSTLVSKISSAKPKISPYPFTTKNVILGHLDLGSTRIQIMDTPGILDRPLSEMNDIERRAIAALRTLQSVVLYLIDPSIDAYYSIDQQIDVLRTVLTIVGKEKILVVFNKIDKVDGKRLDYCRKLLNSYGYNVDLEISALQGIGIDKLIIEALKRYDLLYKTSYSYSQ from the coding sequence ATGATGAGCGAGTCCCGCGGTGTGGAGTTAAGGATGACAGAACCACGACCACTGAATAATCAGTACTACTGTCTCGAGGATTTATTGAAGATTAATCCTCTTGATTATCAATCTCTAAGGTATAGAGTTTTACAAGCATATGTGGAGAAGGTAAAGGTTCCAGAATCTATATATTCTAAAGGTAGTGAGGAGGTGAGAAAGTTTAGATATATGTTAAAAGCAGAGAAAACATTTCAAATTGTGTCAACAAGTCTTTCTAGTATTGCTAGAGCTCCTAGAAAAGAGTCTCTACCAGCTTTCTATGGAGAGATTATAGATATAGCTTCTAAAGGTCTTTATAATACTGTTATAGATGAAGCTGTTAAAGCCATAAAAATCATTAGTAGGTTGTGGAGGGAGTATAGAAATAAGATACTTGATAGCAGTAGTGTTTCTGAGGCAAAGACATATTCAAGGGAATTTGTAGGTAGGGTATTATCTATTGTTAAACGTAACGTAAAACATCTATATATAACGAAAGACATTGCTAAGATAGTAAAAGAAACACCATGTATTGATACTTCATCTCCATTATTCATAATAGCTGGAATGCCACAAGTAGGTAAATCAACACTAGTTAGTAAAATATCATCAGCCAAGCCAAAGATATCTCCATATCCTTTTACAACAAAGAATGTTATTCTTGGTCATCTAGATTTAGGTTCAACTAGGATTCAGATAATGGATACCCCAGGTATATTAGATAGACCGTTAAGTGAGATGAACGATATTGAGCGAAGAGCAATAGCAGCACTAAGGACTCTACAGTCGGTAGTACTATATCTTATAGATCCTTCAATAGATGCTTATTATTCAATTGATCAGCAGATAGATGTTCTAAGGACTGTTTTAACTATTGTTGGTAAGGAGAAGATTCTAGTTGTATTCAATAAGATAGATAAAGTTGATGGTAAGAGACTTGACTACTGTAGAAAATTATTAAATAGCTATGGATATAATGTAGATTTAGAGATAAGTGCACTTCAAGGTATTGGTATCGATAAGCTTATTATAGAAGCACTAAAAAGATATGATCTCCTTTATAAAACATCTTATAGCTATTCTCAATAA
- a CDS encoding cell wall biosynthesis glycosyltransferase-like protein (COGs: COG1215 Glycosyltransferase probably involved in cell wall biogenesis~KEGG: tpe:Tpen_1826 cell wall biosynthesis glycosyltransferase-like protein~SPTR: A1S191 Glycosyltransferases probably involved in cell wall biogenesis-like protein), giving the protein MLSEVSWILIIASLAITSLYHITIVVRAIPNLKMVKGLGEKHVFGSYIHSLSLVIPSKNEPMEIVLGSMDMFKNIKYNLSNRHFSIVYVLDDDLNYVKNLISKADMVEDTIVILRINGLYRRNGAINDGFRFSYEENVMVLDIDARVDVEVIESAMRCENVCVFPWRTYIRYGTYLEEAVSFMTNYGSWILYKLRSLSKLFIYPLGSGTVYRRDIFVSLGMLPPDIVQDDMYLGVKLLGYGVMPRISLKEYILVSVPQDLYALRIQQSRWSYGTIDVLIRKSIKEFRRSRLDFWTRLEAFFYLLQPFFTMPYTFGIYLSLVSSIIEKGIGIKGFMPLIFIYILFMALESVSIYLFLRFEELYSNRKALFLSGRTSAIMSLISPYITINAIYGLIGRRLEYRITPKIKMSSKMDTSIVITILLAILIICLSIYNHNIPMFIIGLQQIVIGVYSAIRFR; this is encoded by the coding sequence ATGTTATCAGAAGTTTCATGGATTCTAATTATAGCTTCACTTGCCATCACCTCTCTATATCATATAACTATAGTAGTTAGAGCTATACCAAATCTAAAAATGGTTAAGGGTTTAGGTGAGAAACATGTTTTTGGATCATATATACATTCCTTATCATTAGTTATACCATCTAAAAATGAGCCTATGGAGATAGTCCTAGGGAGTATGGACATGTTTAAAAATATAAAGTATAATCTTAGTAATAGGCATTTCTCTATAGTATATGTACTAGATGACGATCTTAACTATGTTAAGAATCTTATCAGCAAAGCAGACATGGTTGAGGATACAATAGTTATTCTAAGGATTAATGGATTATATAGAAGGAATGGTGCAATTAATGATGGATTTAGGTTTTCATATGAGGAGAACGTAATGGTTTTAGATATTGATGCTAGAGTTGATGTAGAGGTGATAGAGAGTGCTATGAGATGCGAAAATGTCTGCGTCTTTCCATGGAGAACATATATACGTTATGGTACATATCTTGAAGAAGCTGTAAGTTTTATGACTAATTATGGATCTTGGATATTATATAAACTAAGGTCTCTATCTAAGCTATTTATATATCCTCTTGGTTCGGGAACTGTATATAGGAGGGATATCTTTGTCTCTCTAGGTATGTTGCCACCAGATATAGTTCAGGATGATATGTATCTAGGTGTTAAATTACTAGGATATGGAGTTATGCCTAGGATTTCTCTTAAAGAGTATATATTAGTAAGTGTTCCACAGGATCTATATGCTCTTAGAATTCAGCAGAGTAGATGGAGCTATGGTACTATAGATGTACTTATTAGAAAGTCTATAAAGGAGTTCAGAAGATCAAGGCTAGATTTCTGGACTAGGCTTGAAGCCTTTTTCTATCTACTTCAACCCTTCTTCACAATGCCATATACGTTTGGTATATATCTTAGTCTTGTATCGTCAATTATAGAGAAGGGTATTGGTATCAAAGGTTTTATGCCATTGATATTTATATACATTCTTTTTATGGCACTCGAATCAGTATCGATATATCTATTTCTTCGTTTTGAAGAGCTTTATAGTAATAGAAAAGCATTATTTTTATCAGGTAGAACCTCAGCTATAATGTCACTAATCTCTCCATATATTACTATAAATGCTATATATGGTTTAATTGGTCGAAGACTTGAATATAGGATTACACCTAAGATTAAGATGAGCAGTAAGATGGACACCTCTATAGTTATTACGATATTGTTAGCAATATTAATAATCTGTTTAAGCATATATAACCATAACATACCTATGTTTATAATAGGGCTTCAGCAAATTGTTATAGGTGTGTATTCAGCTATAAGGTTTAGATGA